A portion of the Bacillota bacterium genome contains these proteins:
- a CDS encoding DUF6364 family protein, with the protein MEYQNVTLSLPKEVLRRAKHIAIERGTSLSGLLTQLLVDLTRREDEYRRAKECHLAMLDEFDLATKGNVTWTRSDLYDR; encoded by the coding sequence GTGGAGTACCAGAATGTTACCCTTTCGCTACCCAAGGAAGTGCTGCGCCGGGCAAAACATATCGCTATTGAGCGGGGAACCTCGCTCTCCGGTCTTCTCACCCAGTTGCTCGTGGACCTCACGCGCAGGGAAGACGAGTACCGCAGGGCAAAGGAGTGCCACCTGGCCATGCTGGACGAGTTTGACCTGGCGACGAAGGGAAACGTCACGTGGACCAGGAGCGATCTCTATGACCGGTGA
- a CDS encoding PIN domain-containing protein, translating to MTGENGGRQFVDTNVLVYAHDTSAGEKHTRAKALVAELWQSSNGCLSVQVLQEFYVTVTQKVRKPLPPETAARIIEYLSNWRVHTPDAGDVLEAIRIQQRYAISFWDAMIIRSAEALGSKVIWSEDLNPGQYYGEVRVANPFSW from the coding sequence ATGACCGGTGAAAACGGCGGCCGGCAGTTTGTGGATACCAACGTGCTGGTTTATGCCCACGATACCTCGGCCGGGGAAAAGCATACCCGGGCTAAGGCTCTGGTCGCAGAACTCTGGCAATCGAGCAACGGCTGCCTCAGCGTGCAGGTATTGCAGGAGTTCTACGTGACGGTAACCCAAAAGGTCCGCAAGCCGCTTCCGCCGGAAACGGCAGCACGGATCATTGAGTATCTTTCGAACTGGCGCGTGCACACGCCGGATGCCGGTGACGTGCTGGAGGCCATCAGGATTCAACAGAGGTACGCCATATCCTTTTGGGACGCGATGATTATTCGCAGCGCCGAGGCGCTGGGTAGCAAAGTAATCTGGTCCGAAGACCTGAACCCCGGGCAGTATTATGGCGAGGTGAGGGTTGCAAATCCCTTTTCATGGTAA